One genomic segment of Dehalogenimonas alkenigignens includes these proteins:
- a CDS encoding ABC transporter permease: MKRLSTVLGGIIIVGLIGTAVSAELLPIRDPLLQDASARLLPPGAEYFFGTDNYGRDVFSRVIFGARSALYVAIASVSLATFAGVIIGAVTGTRGGALDGFTQRVNTAMLGFPTLVLAVVLITVLGPSPNGVLIGIAVGVFPQMVRLSHAITVSVKTEEYVRFTTSMGLTPWRIAVRRIMPRIASPVLAYATGYIGIALILESALSFLGLGVPPPTPSWGGMLLEGRLYMEAAPWLAVAPGLTLCAAVFAFVFVGDYVRDLLDPRNRRR, translated from the coding sequence ATGAAGAGGCTGTCTACCGTACTGGGCGGGATCATAATTGTTGGGCTCATCGGCACCGCCGTATCAGCCGAATTGCTGCCGATCCGTGATCCCCTGCTCCAGGATGCATCCGCCCGCCTGCTGCCGCCCGGTGCGGAATATTTTTTCGGCACCGATAATTACGGCCGGGATGTTTTCAGTCGGGTAATCTTCGGGGCGCGATCGGCGCTCTATGTGGCCATAGCGTCGGTTTCGCTGGCTACTTTTGCCGGTGTCATCATCGGTGCCGTTACCGGTACCCGAGGCGGAGCGCTGGACGGTTTTACCCAGCGGGTGAACACCGCCATGCTTGGATTCCCCACCTTGGTTTTAGCTGTAGTTCTTATCACTGTCCTGGGCCCATCACCGAATGGGGTTCTAATTGGCATCGCAGTTGGAGTCTTCCCTCAGATGGTCAGGCTTTCCCACGCAATCACCGTTTCGGTTAAAACAGAGGAATATGTCCGATTTACCACGTCAATGGGACTGACGCCCTGGCGGATCGCGGTAAGACGCATTATGCCCAGAATAGCCTCCCCGGTACTGGCTTACGCTACCGGTTATATCGGTATCGCCCTGATTTTGGAATCAGCGTTAAGTTTTCTTGGTTTGGGCGTCCCGCCGCCAACTCCAAGTTGGGGCGGTATGCTTCTGGAAGGCCGGCTTTATATGGAAGCTGCTCCGTGGCTGGCCGTGGCGCCGGGGCTGACACTATGCGCCGCGGTTTTTGCTTTTGTTTTCGTGGGCGATTATGTTCGCGACCTGCTCGACCCCAGGAACCGCCGAAGGTAA
- a CDS encoding ABC transporter ATP-binding protein: MTEFLRTAGLTVHYRTPGGIIRAVDGVSFEISQPGQALALIGESGCGKSSAGLALLRLLPGNTSEFSGSIRFEGCDLTTLNNEDFRRSYRWKKIAWVPQNTKSSLDPYFSIEAQFKELFEAHGIRNAAEKISRLLATVGLSKEKCGSIPDRLSGGEIQRACIALAFALEPALVILDEPTSALDPSLKGQIISLLISLKKELSTSYLFITHDIAQAAAVCDYFIVLYAGKIVEKGTREQILKTPLHPYTRKLLECISLSHQGEGVAYIPGEPPDLKGSNSGCSFAPRCDQSEAACLKGVPVLDETEEGHFVACRLARKI, encoded by the coding sequence TTGACAGAATTTCTTAGAACTGCCGGCCTGACCGTGCACTACCGTACCCCCGGAGGGATTATCCGGGCCGTCGACGGGGTTTCGTTTGAAATCAGCCAGCCGGGGCAGGCTTTGGCGCTTATCGGCGAATCCGGATGCGGCAAGTCCAGCGCAGGTTTGGCTTTGCTGCGCCTGTTGCCTGGCAACACATCCGAATTCTCTGGATCGATACGTTTCGAGGGCTGCGATTTAACCACATTGAATAATGAGGATTTTCGGCGCAGTTACCGATGGAAAAAGATCGCCTGGGTGCCGCAAAACACTAAAAGTTCTCTGGATCCGTATTTTAGCATCGAAGCCCAGTTTAAGGAGCTTTTCGAGGCTCACGGCATCCGTAATGCCGCTGAAAAAATCAGCCGGTTGCTGGCAACCGTTGGTTTGTCCAAAGAGAAATGCGGTTCAATTCCGGACAGGCTGAGCGGCGGTGAAATTCAACGGGCTTGTATCGCCCTCGCCTTCGCCCTGGAGCCTGCTCTGGTGATTCTGGATGAACCAACATCCGCGCTTGACCCCAGCTTGAAAGGCCAGATAATATCCCTTCTCATTTCGTTGAAAAAAGAGTTATCCACCTCGTATTTGTTTATCACTCACGACATTGCCCAGGCAGCCGCCGTTTGTGACTATTTCATTGTCCTTTATGCTGGAAAAATCGTCGAAAAAGGTACCCGTGAACAAATACTAAAAACCCCGTTGCATCCCTACACCAGGAAACTCCTTGAATGCATAAGCCTGTCTCATCAAGGCGAAGGCGTAGCTTATATACCCGGCGAACCACCTGACCTGAAGGGGTCTAACTCCGGTTGCTCCTTTGCGCCGCGTTGTGATCAGTCAGAGGCGGCGTGCTTAAAAGGCGTCCCGGTTTTGGATGAAACGGAGGAGGGGCACTTTGTGGCCTGCCGGCTGGCGCGAAAGATTTGA
- the prfA gene encoding peptide chain release factor 1 codes for MLEQLEKIEKRYTEIEEAIATPEVAANIPELTRLAKERAALEDIVGLYRRYLRTVKALEDTEHLLDTERDEEMLALAREEHQSLKEQQESLYEGLKIALLPKDPNAGRNIIMEIRAGTGGDEAKLFAADLFHMYTRYAELKGWKVDVIDLSESAAGVFKEVIFEIDGEEVYNRLKFESGVHRVQRVPVTEAAGRIHTSTATVAVLPVAEEVEVDISPDELRVDIFHSGGAGGQNVNKVATAVRLTHLPTGLVVVCQDERSQLRNRQKAMDVLRARLLAMEQEKQQSEVTDARRSQIGTAERSEKIRTYNFPQDRLTDHRIGLSVHNLPKLLQGYLDDVIDALATDEQARLLQSAGI; via the coding sequence ATGCTGGAACAACTTGAGAAAATCGAAAAGCGTTATACCGAGATAGAAGAGGCAATTGCCACACCCGAAGTCGCCGCCAATATCCCGGAGCTCACCCGTCTTGCCAAGGAGCGCGCCGCTCTGGAAGATATCGTCGGCCTTTACCGGAGATACCTGCGCACCGTGAAGGCTTTAGAGGACACCGAACACCTTTTAGACACCGAGCGGGACGAGGAGATGTTGGCACTGGCGCGGGAGGAACACCAAAGCCTCAAAGAGCAGCAGGAGTCCCTCTACGAGGGACTGAAAATCGCCCTGTTGCCTAAGGACCCCAATGCCGGCCGCAACATCATCATGGAAATCCGCGCCGGTACCGGCGGCGACGAGGCCAAGCTTTTTGCCGCCGATCTTTTCCATATGTACACCCGCTACGCCGAACTCAAGGGCTGGAAGGTAGATGTTATCGACCTGTCTGAATCCGCCGCCGGCGTTTTCAAGGAGGTTATCTTTGAGATCGACGGCGAGGAAGTATACAACCGCCTGAAGTTCGAGAGCGGCGTCCACCGTGTTCAGCGCGTCCCGGTGACTGAGGCCGCCGGACGCATCCATACATCGACAGCGACGGTAGCGGTGCTGCCGGTCGCCGAGGAGGTCGAGGTCGACATCAGCCCCGACGAGCTGCGGGTCGACATCTTCCATTCCGGCGGGGCGGGTGGCCAGAACGTCAACAAAGTGGCTACCGCGGTGCGCCTGACCCACCTGCCCACTGGTCTCGTCGTTGTTTGCCAGGACGAGCGTTCCCAGCTTCGGAACCGGCAGAAAGCCATGGACGTGTTGCGGGCACGCCTTCTGGCGATGGAACAGGAGAAGCAGCAGTCGGAGGTGACCGACGCTCGCCGCTCCCAGATCGGCACCGCCGAGCGCTCGGAGAAGATCCGCACCTACAACTTCCCCCAGGACCGCCTGACCGACCACCGCATCGGCCTGTCGGTCCACAACCTGCCGAAACTGCTGCAAGGCTATCTTGATGACGTCATTGACGCTCTGGCTACCGATGAGCAGGCGCGGTTGCTGCAATCCGCCGGCATATGA
- the prmC gene encoding peptide chain release factor N(5)-glutamine methyltransferase produces the protein MTVAAAIHQASARLSGLSARLDAEVLMRHVLGLSRIELYRRLFDVLTPGDEALYSVLIDRLIAGEPLQYLTGHTEFYALEFYVNPTVLIPRPETEILVAQALDIARLKTGDKHNALVIADVGCGSGAVAVTLAKHLPESVIFAIDTSPEALNLARRNAASHAVTNIEFIHGDLLDGVADRRLDIVCANLPYVPSAEARGNRFEPQLALDGGPDGLDIIRRLVSQTAARDDKPGWLLLEFGSCQSAAVKSIINQAFPGNRTEIIRDLIPLDRVSVTKLPP, from the coding sequence ATGACCGTCGCCGCCGCTATCCATCAGGCTTCCGCTCGCCTGTCAGGTCTTTCTGCCCGCCTCGACGCCGAGGTGCTGATGCGCCATGTTCTCGGTCTTTCTCGTATCGAGTTGTACCGGCGCCTTTTCGATGTTCTAACACCAGGCGATGAAGCCCTTTATTCGGTGTTGATCGATCGGCTGATCGCCGGCGAGCCGCTGCAGTACCTCACCGGGCACACCGAGTTCTATGCGCTTGAGTTTTATGTCAACCCAACCGTCCTTATTCCCCGTCCGGAGACTGAAATCCTTGTCGCACAAGCCCTCGATATCGCAAGGCTCAAGACGGGGGACAAGCATAACGCGCTGGTTATCGCCGATGTCGGCTGCGGCTCCGGCGCGGTAGCTGTAACCCTGGCAAAACATTTGCCTGAATCGGTAATCTTTGCCATCGATACCTCGCCAGAGGCTCTTAACCTGGCCCGCCGCAACGCCGCCAGCCACGCCGTTACGAACATCGAGTTCATCCATGGCGACCTCCTCGACGGCGTCGCTGACCGCCGCCTCGACATCGTCTGCGCTAACCTGCCCTACGTCCCTTCCGCCGAGGCCAGGGGCAACAGGTTTGAACCACAGCTTGCGCTGGACGGCGGGCCGGACGGTTTAGATATCATCCGCCGCCTGGTCAGCCAGACTGCTGCCCGCGATGATAAGCCCGGCTGGTTGCTCCTCGAGTTCGGTTCATGTCAGTCCGCTGCGGTCAAATCAATAATTAATCAGGCATTCCCCGGAAACCGTACCGAAATCATCCGGGATCTCATCCCCCTTGATCGTGTCTCGGTCACCAAACTTCCCCCGTAG
- a CDS encoding electron transfer flavoprotein subunit beta/FixA family protein, which produces MDIIVLIKQIPDPEIPPASFKIDPSGTKVVPPAGVSPVIDPYSEHALEAGLRLKDTNTGSTLKAVSLGSGLNKELLKKALALGADELILLDDPAFADLDSAAAAAVLAAAVKKIGKFDVILAGRTAADWDAGQTGLLLAGHLGLPSLSRARKVEFTGGKLRVERIVNGGFEVVEAALPAVVTVSGELGKLRLPNIRGVLAAKKKEPLFWKATDLGTVAVNRLVKLVRLYQPVREAKCELIPGATPEEQGANLALKLRELKLI; this is translated from the coding sequence TTGGATATCATCGTTCTGATCAAGCAAATCCCCGACCCCGAAATTCCTCCAGCAAGTTTCAAGATTGATCCCTCCGGCACCAAGGTCGTACCTCCCGCCGGAGTCTCTCCGGTGATCGATCCCTACTCTGAGCACGCTCTGGAGGCTGGGCTGCGGCTCAAAGACACCAACACTGGCAGCACCTTGAAAGCGGTTTCTTTGGGAAGCGGCCTTAATAAAGAACTCCTTAAAAAAGCCCTCGCCCTCGGTGCCGATGAACTCATCCTGTTGGACGACCCGGCCTTCGCCGACCTGGACAGCGCCGCTGCCGCCGCCGTCCTTGCCGCCGCAGTTAAAAAGATCGGCAAGTTCGATGTTATCCTCGCCGGTCGCACCGCCGCGGATTGGGACGCCGGCCAGACCGGCCTGCTTCTGGCTGGTCACCTCGGCCTGCCTTCATTGTCCCGCGCCCGCAAGGTCGAGTTCACCGGCGGCAAACTTCGCGTCGAGCGCATCGTCAACGGCGGCTTTGAAGTCGTCGAGGCAGCCTTACCCGCTGTCGTCACCGTTTCTGGAGAACTCGGGAAACTCCGTCTGCCCAACATCAGGGGAGTACTCGCCGCCAAGAAAAAGGAGCCGCTCTTTTGGAAAGCTACCGACCTGGGCACCGTCGCCGTTAACCGTCTGGTGAAGCTGGTGAGGCTCTATCAACCGGTGCGGGAAGCGAAGTGCGAACTGATCCCCGGCGCCACCCCTGAAGAACAGGGCGCTAACCTGGCGCTGAAGCTTCGTGAACTAAAGCTGATCTAG
- a CDS encoding electron transfer flavoprotein subunit alpha/FixB family protein yields the protein MPDNQSVLIVVEVKGGTPAPAAAELFTAAKAITADESIFALVVGTGAREAAVAVGRLGAVKVFAAEVGQVSSDAVALTVMPLAANLNPKIILLAETDLGRDLAPMLAARLSTAAVTDVIAIRTEGGSRIFTRPVYGGNALADFTIDTEPQVVSIRPKTFAPAPANDKHTVEILELPAAEPLTGVQILERVAVKETGPKIEEAKIVVGGGRGLGGPEGFAQLQELAGLLDGVVGASRPPCDQGWWPESGQIGVTGKIIAPDLYIAVGISGSSQHLSGVSGAKTLVAINKDAEANIFKAAAYGVTGDWKKVVPALVAKVKELTGR from the coding sequence ATGCCAGATAATCAAAGCGTCCTAATCGTCGTCGAGGTCAAAGGCGGCACGCCGGCGCCTGCCGCCGCCGAGCTTTTCACCGCTGCGAAGGCAATCACCGCCGACGAATCCATTTTCGCCCTTGTTGTTGGCACCGGCGCCAGAGAGGCCGCCGTTGCCGTCGGTAGATTGGGTGCCGTGAAGGTCTTTGCCGCCGAAGTCGGCCAAGTTTCGAGTGATGCCGTCGCCCTGACGGTGATGCCGCTGGCCGCTAACTTGAACCCAAAAATCATCCTCCTGGCTGAAACCGATTTAGGCCGCGACCTGGCGCCGATGCTGGCCGCCCGGCTTTCGACCGCCGCTGTAACCGATGTTATCGCTATCCGTACTGAGGGCGGCAGCCGGATTTTTACCCGCCCCGTCTACGGCGGCAACGCGCTGGCGGATTTTACCATCGATACCGAACCCCAGGTCGTTTCCATCCGGCCCAAGACCTTCGCTCCGGCACCGGCCAACGATAAGCACACCGTTGAGATTTTGGAATTGCCGGCGGCTGAACCATTGACGGGTGTTCAAATCCTGGAGCGAGTAGCCGTGAAAGAGACTGGCCCAAAGATCGAAGAGGCAAAAATCGTCGTCGGCGGCGGCCGCGGCCTGGGTGGGCCCGAGGGTTTTGCCCAGCTCCAGGAACTCGCCGGCCTCCTCGACGGTGTCGTTGGTGCCTCCCGTCCGCCGTGTGACCAGGGTTGGTGGCCAGAATCTGGACAGATCGGAGTCACCGGCAAGATCATCGCCCCGGATTTATACATTGCCGTCGGTATCTCCGGCTCGTCACAGCACCTTTCTGGCGTCTCCGGCGCCAAAACACTCGTGGCCATCAACAAGGACGCCGAAGCAAACATTTTCAAAGCCGCCGCTTACGGCGTCACCGGCGATTGGAAGAAGGTTGTCCCGGCCCTCGTCGCCAAGGTCAAGGAGCTCACCGGCAGATAG
- a CDS encoding substrate-binding domain-containing protein — MRKTWLKVSGLLLSMLLAASSIAGCNGSDNPSTTGPTVSPTTEQGSGILSPAKRLKVATTSSLYDTGLWALLEPMFEKEFGVEVDVLYANTGIALQYGQRGDVDIITVHDKARELQFIADGYGTTRSAFAYNYFVIVGPASDPLGLKGLSAEDAFKKLFASKTAKFVSRGDASGTNSKEQAIWKAAGITYTDVRSSGAWYVESGQGMGPTLQMAGQLQGYTLSDIGTFLAFKGQTGLTSIVDKGSILLNVYAAVPVNPVKVAVSNKDMAQKMVEWLLSPAIQKIIGDYGVKDYGAPLFTPCAGNEPAN; from the coding sequence ATGAGAAAAACATGGTTAAAAGTTTCCGGCTTGTTGTTGTCGATGCTACTCGCGGCTTCATCGATCGCCGGCTGCAATGGATCTGATAATCCATCAACCACCGGTCCGACGGTATCGCCGACCACCGAACAGGGCAGCGGCATCCTCTCCCCGGCAAAACGCCTCAAGGTGGCTACAACCAGCTCCCTCTACGACACCGGCTTGTGGGCCCTCCTGGAGCCCATGTTCGAGAAAGAGTTCGGAGTGGAAGTCGATGTCCTGTATGCCAACACCGGTATTGCCCTGCAATACGGCCAACGCGGCGATGTTGACATTATCACCGTCCATGACAAGGCTCGGGAACTCCAGTTCATTGCCGACGGTTACGGTACAACCCGCAGCGCTTTCGCTTACAATTATTTCGTTATTGTAGGCCCTGCCTCCGATCCGCTCGGATTGAAAGGCCTTTCCGCCGAGGATGCCTTCAAGAAGTTGTTCGCTTCCAAGACCGCCAAGTTCGTCTCCCGTGGCGATGCCTCCGGGACCAATTCCAAGGAGCAGGCTATTTGGAAGGCTGCCGGCATCACTTACACCGATGTCCGCAGTTCAGGCGCTTGGTACGTCGAGTCCGGCCAGGGCATGGGACCAACTCTTCAGATGGCCGGGCAGCTTCAGGGTTACACCCTTTCCGATATTGGCACCTTTTTAGCTTTCAAAGGACAGACCGGCCTGACTTCTATCGTAGATAAAGGGTCGATTCTGCTGAATGTTTATGCCGCAGTCCCGGTCAATCCGGTAAAAGTTGCCGTGAGTAACAAGGACATGGCTCAAAAGATGGTCGAATGGCTGTTGTCCCCGGCCATCCAGAAGATCATCGGCGACTACGGCGTCAAGGACTACGGCGCGCCGCTATTTACCCCTTGCGCCGGAAACGAACCGGCGAATTAA
- a CDS encoding ABC transporter permease, which yields MEEIWLGLQRAIELIFSADPDVMEATWRSLSISATASVIAAVIALPLGSLIFHNTFPGKRFLISFIHTLFSLPTVLVGLFVFLLFSRSGPLGEFGLLFTPTIMVIGQAVLVTPLILGLVISALSGIDLMAKETAIALGASRWQMGLLLIKEARYAIFTAFILGFGRAISEVGLALMVGGNIRGFTRVLTTAISLETSKGDIELSLALGIILLGIALLINMALSWLQQRGTDVRRRPVE from the coding sequence ATGGAAGAGATCTGGCTTGGTCTGCAAAGGGCTATCGAACTAATCTTTTCGGCTGATCCCGACGTTATGGAAGCCACCTGGCGGTCGCTGAGTATCTCAGCGACCGCCAGCGTCATCGCCGCAGTCATCGCTCTGCCTTTAGGCTCTCTCATCTTCCATAACACCTTCCCCGGCAAGCGCTTCCTGATCAGCTTCATCCATACCCTGTTTTCCCTGCCGACGGTTTTGGTCGGCCTGTTTGTCTTCCTGCTGTTCTCGCGCTCCGGTCCGCTTGGGGAGTTCGGGCTGCTTTTCACCCCGACAATTATGGTTATTGGCCAGGCTGTGCTGGTGACACCGCTGATACTCGGCCTCGTTATTTCGGCGCTCTCCGGAATCGACCTCATGGCTAAAGAGACGGCAATTGCCTTGGGCGCCAGCCGCTGGCAAATGGGATTGCTGTTGATCAAAGAGGCCAGGTACGCTATCTTCACCGCCTTCATCCTCGGCTTTGGTCGTGCCATCTCCGAAGTCGGCCTGGCGCTCATGGTCGGCGGCAACATCCGCGGCTTCACCCGGGTGCTGACCACCGCCATCTCGCTCGAGACCAGTAAGGGCGACATCGAACTGTCGCTGGCCTTGGGAATAATCCTGCTGGGTATTGCCCTGCTAATCAATATGGCGCTCTCCTGGCTGCAGCAGCGCGGTACAGACGTCAGGCGGAGACCGGTGGAATGA
- a CDS encoding ABC transporter ATP-binding protein, giving the protein MNFSNAKPIIEARGLRQRYGGNFSLKDINLTVAAGETVALIGPSGAGKSTVLRLLDLLEQPSGGAIVIGGQQVTGSASSRLELRRKMAFVHQKPLVFTTSVFDNIAQPLRWRGMKGEDIKPRVTAALAEVGLAGFEGRQAKTLSGGETQRVALARALVTSPDILFLDEPTANLDPNSTAMVEELVSNIIGKRRLTVVMATHDLAQGQRLANRIGVMMKGELLQLGTSDEIFMAPACRAVAEFIGIETILEGSVIESIGGLITVDVAGKLIQATGEFMPGDRVNLFLRPDHITVSLKSEIGSSARNRLEGTIVNIALVGPLVRLEIDCGIHLLAVVTRQSADELGLAIGKPVVACLKAAAIHVVKV; this is encoded by the coding sequence ATGAATTTTTCGAACGCCAAACCGATTATCGAAGCCCGGGGGCTACGACAGCGTTATGGCGGCAACTTCAGCTTGAAAGATATAAACTTGACCGTCGCCGCCGGCGAGACAGTGGCGCTGATCGGTCCCTCCGGCGCCGGTAAAAGCACCGTCCTCAGGCTGCTGGATCTCCTGGAGCAACCGTCTGGGGGCGCCATAGTCATTGGCGGGCAGCAGGTGACCGGCAGCGCCTCCAGTCGACTGGAGTTGCGCCGTAAAATGGCTTTCGTTCATCAGAAGCCGCTCGTCTTTACTACCTCGGTATTTGACAACATCGCTCAGCCGCTGCGCTGGAGAGGTATGAAAGGCGAAGACATTAAACCCAGGGTAACGGCGGCGCTGGCCGAAGTTGGCCTGGCAGGCTTTGAAGGCCGTCAGGCCAAGACTCTATCCGGCGGCGAAACGCAGCGCGTCGCCCTGGCGCGGGCGCTGGTCACCAGTCCTGACATTCTCTTCCTTGATGAACCGACAGCCAACCTGGACCCCAATTCCACCGCTATGGTCGAGGAATTGGTCTCAAACATCATCGGTAAACGCCGCCTCACGGTGGTCATGGCAACCCACGATTTGGCGCAGGGTCAACGTCTGGCAAACCGAATCGGCGTCATGATGAAAGGTGAACTGCTACAACTCGGCACCAGTGACGAAATCTTCATGGCGCCAGCCTGCCGAGCCGTGGCTGAATTCATCGGCATTGAAACGATACTCGAAGGCTCAGTGATTGAGTCAATCGGCGGACTCATCACTGTCGACGTTGCCGGAAAATTGATACAGGCAACTGGTGAATTTATGCCCGGCGACCGGGTCAACCTGTTCCTCCGGCCGGACCATATCACCGTCAGTCTGAAATCTGAAATCGGTTCCAGCGCCCGTAATAGGCTTGAAGGCACCATAGTCAACATAGCCCTGGTCGGACCGCTGGTCAGGTTGGAAATAGACTGTGGGATCCACCTGCTGGCGGTCGTTACTCGCCAGTCCGCCGATGAACTGGGTTTGGCGATAGGCAAGCCGGTGGTTGCCTGTCTCAAGGCCGCCGCCATCCACGTCGTCAAGGTTTAG
- the fusA gene encoding elongation factor G, with protein sequence MENYGIAGIRNVALLSHSGAGKTTLAEAALFSAGAVSRMGRVDDGTTASDFDPEGVKRKISISLSLLPFIWRKTKINFLDAPGYADFAGEAKAAIKVAESAIIVVAASSGVEVGTETAWALAEEAKLPRCLVVNKMDRENVNFDNVVAALQAKFGHKCLPMTIPIGSFKDFKGVIDVLNLKAFTGAHPAAEGEVPAQLTQTAKDARERLIEAVAEQDDNLIEKFLGGEELSAEEIHSGLKKAIAAGEIVPILAGAALTNTGVDSLLDFVVEFMPSPQGRKVELNDGNSLTADESSPLAALVFKTTADPFVGKLTFFRVYRGMLQSNTHVWNSTRKADERIGQLYVMRGKHQEPATQIGAGDIGAVAKCAVTATNDTLATQDSPVIVTPISFPKPTYSVAVHPKSKADIDKLGQAIAKLIEEDPTLESHRDPDTSETILAGLGDTQLDVAAEKMARKYSVAVELKAPRVPYKETITGSARAEYRHKKQTGGHGQFGHVVLDVEALPPGSGVEFVDKVVGGAVPRNYIPAVEKGIKEAVQEGGSLGFPIVDLRATLCDGSFHPVDSSEICFKIAGAGALKKGMEQAGPVLLEPIVSLQINVPSSIVGDIIGDLNTKRAHVQGMNPDGDRTIIEAMAPLAEVQRYAVNLKSLTQGRGSFTMKFDHYQQVPANLTQKLVADRAAELAAAQSTH encoded by the coding sequence ATGGAGAATTATGGCATAGCCGGCATCCGGAATGTGGCGCTGCTGTCTCACAGCGGCGCCGGAAAAACCACCCTGGCCGAGGCGGCGCTCTTCAGCGCCGGCGCCGTCAGCCGAATGGGCAGAGTTGACGACGGCACGACAGCATCAGATTTCGATCCCGAGGGAGTGAAGCGAAAGATTTCTATAAGTCTTTCGCTTTTACCTTTTATATGGCGCAAAACCAAAATAAATTTTCTGGACGCGCCGGGTTATGCCGATTTCGCCGGAGAGGCAAAAGCGGCAATTAAAGTAGCCGAATCGGCAATTATTGTGGTCGCCGCTTCATCGGGTGTTGAAGTGGGCACCGAGACTGCCTGGGCTCTTGCGGAAGAGGCAAAATTACCCAGGTGCCTGGTCGTCAACAAGATGGATCGGGAAAATGTGAATTTTGACAATGTGGTAGCAGCGCTGCAGGCCAAATTTGGGCACAAGTGCTTGCCGATGACGATTCCGATAGGTTCTTTCAAAGACTTTAAAGGCGTTATTGATGTCTTAAACCTTAAGGCGTTTACCGGCGCCCACCCCGCCGCTGAAGGCGAGGTACCAGCTCAATTGACGCAGACCGCAAAAGACGCCAGAGAGCGGCTTATCGAGGCAGTCGCCGAACAGGACGACAATCTCATCGAAAAATTCCTCGGCGGTGAAGAACTGTCGGCTGAGGAGATCCACAGCGGTTTGAAAAAGGCGATTGCGGCAGGTGAAATTGTACCGATCCTGGCCGGGGCGGCGCTTACCAACACCGGCGTGGATTCATTGTTGGATTTCGTCGTTGAATTCATGCCGTCGCCTCAAGGGCGGAAAGTCGAACTCAACGATGGAAACAGCCTCACCGCTGATGAGTCAAGCCCGCTAGCCGCACTGGTTTTCAAAACGACCGCGGACCCCTTTGTTGGCAAGCTGACTTTCTTTCGTGTTTACCGCGGCATGCTTCAAAGCAACACCCACGTCTGGAATTCAACCCGGAAAGCTGACGAACGGATTGGGCAGCTGTACGTCATGAGAGGCAAACACCAGGAACCGGCAACACAAATCGGCGCCGGAGACATCGGCGCGGTTGCTAAATGCGCCGTCACAGCGACGAATGATACGCTGGCGACCCAGGACAGCCCGGTAATAGTCACTCCAATATCTTTCCCCAAACCGACATACTCGGTGGCGGTTCACCCCAAATCCAAAGCGGATATTGACAAACTGGGACAGGCGATCGCCAAGCTTATCGAAGAAGATCCGACTCTGGAAAGCCACCGAGACCCAGACACCTCGGAAACCATACTCGCGGGTCTCGGCGATACCCAACTGGACGTAGCCGCGGAAAAAATGGCGCGAAAGTATTCAGTCGCAGTAGAACTTAAAGCCCCCAGGGTTCCCTACAAAGAGACGATCACCGGCTCAGCCAGGGCAGAGTACCGCCATAAAAAGCAGACCGGCGGCCACGGCCAATTCGGTCACGTCGTACTTGATGTCGAAGCCCTGCCGCCCGGCTCAGGGGTCGAGTTTGTCGATAAGGTGGTCGGCGGCGCTGTTCCCCGCAACTATATACCGGCGGTGGAAAAGGGCATCAAAGAAGCAGTGCAAGAAGGCGGTAGTCTGGGCTTTCCGATCGTTGACCTCCGCGCCACCCTGTGCGACGGCAGTTTCCACCCGGTGGACTCCTCCGAGATCTGCTTCAAGATCGCCGGCGCAGGCGCGCTGAAGAAAGGTATGGAGCAGGCCGGGCCGGTGCTGCTGGAACCGATCGTCAGTCTCCAGATAAATGTCCCGTCTTCGATCGTGGGTGACATTATCGGCGACCTTAATACCAAGCGCGCTCATGTCCAGGGTATGAATCCTGACGGGGACCGTACAATTATTGAGGCGATGGCGCCGCTGGCTGAAGTCCAACGTTATGCCGTTAACCTGAAAAGCCTGACTCAAGGCCGTGGTTCGTTTACGATGAAGTTCGATCATTACCAGCAGGTGCCGGCTAACCTAACGCAAAAACTGGTCGCCGACCGGGCAGCGGAATTGGCGGCAGCGCAGTCTACGCATTGA